In the genome of Carnobacterium viridans, one region contains:
- a CDS encoding DUF2382 domain-containing protein, with protein MSKFVKGSYLTFEEARVAIDEVVAEGYDKNLITLVTNRETADTLPNDLDVGVSTEHADKHDGEDESFMDKVKNVFTMSDDEAENANVDTTDEGYEADETVLSSYKDDIKNGSIVVLVDDFSEESGAEDFDNSTPFGATDTPTTPTVPTVPPSDSLDTADTLDTIDTTDYSTLDDTGKVPTDTSLLDDKENIQLKEEQLDVGTTEVQTGEVTVNKTVHEETQTVDVPVKHEEVTIERHPVTDGTPVDGSLDLEDESITIPVTEEQIDVSKRPVVTEEVTINKETKEDVKEVSDTVRKEDLDVQTHGDVTVEGEDDNKPL; from the coding sequence ATGAGTAAATTTGTAAAAGGAAGTTACCTCACATTTGAAGAAGCTAGAGTCGCTATTGATGAAGTTGTTGCAGAAGGTTACGATAAGAACTTAATCACACTCGTCACAAACAGAGAAACTGCTGATACTTTACCTAATGATTTAGATGTAGGTGTGTCAACGGAACACGCAGACAAGCATGATGGAGAAGATGAATCCTTCATGGATAAAGTAAAAAATGTTTTTACAATGAGCGATGATGAAGCTGAAAATGCAAATGTAGATACAACAGATGAAGGTTACGAAGCAGATGAAACGGTTTTGAGCAGCTATAAAGATGATATCAAAAATGGCTCTATTGTAGTATTAGTAGATGACTTCTCTGAAGAATCTGGAGCTGAAGACTTTGATAACAGTACTCCATTTGGAGCAACAGATACACCTACTACTCCTACTGTTCCTACAGTTCCTCCGTCTGATTCATTAGACACAGCAGATACTTTGGATACAATAGATACTACTGATTATTCAACGTTAGATGATACTGGCAAAGTCCCAACTGATACTTCATTATTAGATGATAAAGAAAATATTCAACTGAAAGAAGAACAATTAGATGTTGGCACAACAGAAGTCCAAACTGGCGAAGTTACAGTAAACAAAACAGTCCATGAAGAAACTCAAACTGTTGATGTTCCTGTTAAACATGAAGAAGTGACTATTGAAAGACATCCTGTCACAGATGGTACTCCTGTTGATGGCTCACTTGATTTGGAAGATGAAAGTATAACTATACCTGTAACAGAGGAACAAATTGATGTTAGCAAGCGTCCTGTAGTTACTGAAGAAGTGACAATTAATAAAGAAACTAAAGAAGATGTTAAAGAAGTTTCGGATACAGTCCGTAAAGAAGATCTAGATGTTCAAACACACGGAGATGTTACTGTCGAAGGCGAAGATGACAACAAACCTCTCTAG
- a CDS encoding SDR family NAD(P)-dependent oxidoreductase — translation MELGISGKIALITGADSGIGWETARVLLEEGATVILNDKYPDKLTQAVEKLGHVKNVFSYPGDITNIKDLKTIHQKIAEEVGKIDILVQSSGITGAQGLFHELDDEGWTNTIEVDLLGPVRLVKEFLPDLRTGGWGRLVFLASEDAVQPYDDEIPYCCAKAGILALSKGLSRTYAREGLLVNSVSPAFIETPMTDSMMEKRSEELSVSKDEAIQSFLDQKRPYLELKRRGQTEEVAAVIAFLCSDKASFVNGSNYRVDAGSVATI, via the coding sequence ATGGAATTAGGTATTTCAGGAAAAATCGCATTAATTACTGGAGCTGACTCGGGTATTGGTTGGGAAACCGCACGTGTCCTTTTAGAAGAAGGAGCTACTGTTATTCTTAACGATAAATACCCGGATAAATTGACTCAAGCAGTCGAGAAATTAGGACATGTAAAAAATGTTTTCAGTTATCCCGGAGATATTACAAATATAAAAGACTTAAAAACAATCCATCAAAAAATTGCTGAAGAAGTTGGAAAAATTGATATATTGGTTCAATCTTCAGGCATCACAGGTGCACAAGGGCTTTTTCATGAATTGGATGATGAAGGATGGACAAATACCATTGAAGTTGACTTGCTTGGCCCTGTTCGTTTAGTAAAGGAATTTTTACCTGATTTAAGAACTGGCGGTTGGGGCAGACTTGTCTTCCTTGCTTCTGAAGATGCGGTGCAGCCTTACGATGATGAAATTCCTTATTGTTGTGCAAAAGCCGGTATTCTAGCATTATCAAAAGGACTTTCTCGAACTTATGCTCGAGAAGGACTGTTAGTCAACTCTGTTTCACCTGCTTTTATTGAAACACCCATGACGGATTCTATGATGGAGAAACGATCTGAAGAATTGTCTGTTTCAAAAGATGAAGCTATTCAGTCTTTTCTCGATCAGAAAAGACCTTATCTTGAACTTAAGCGTCGTGGTCAAACTGAAGAAGTCGCTGCAGTTATTGCCTTTCTCTGTTCGGACAAAGCGTCGTTTGTAAATGGCTCAAATTACCGTGTAGATGCTGGTTCTGTAGCAACAATTTAG
- a CDS encoding NAD(P)/FAD-dependent oxidoreductase has protein sequence MTNYTTEKLNPQVSANHYDYLIIGGGMAADTAARGIREQDSFGSIGIISADTDQPYTRPALTKKLWTDSTFTEDQVALNTTKETKNTTLRLNTTVSSIERDQHRVKLEDGTSIGYKKLLLVTGGEPKRIDGPDDEHVILFREWSDYRRLRDFSGNNQHVLVVGGGYIGSELAAGLIQNNTKVTLIYPDEVLGGSQFPTELAKEYERSFREAGVELLNGRRADSYTKENGKFILQLNDGSTVEGDTIVIGLGVSPRISLAENSGLKVEDGVYVDEQLRTTDPAIWAAGDIAYYPDKILGRTRIEHVDHARKSGKAAGKAMAGSTEPYAYTPYFYSVVFSISWKAIGTLDSSLPTLIDEVGNGKVVYYLEDNLPVGILTWNIEPDLDAVRSVLSNPPIDPQSLRGLIQDKQ, from the coding sequence ATGACAAATTACACAACAGAAAAATTAAATCCCCAAGTATCAGCTAACCATTACGATTATTTAATTATTGGTGGGGGAATGGCTGCAGATACCGCAGCTAGAGGAATCCGTGAACAAGATTCATTTGGCAGTATTGGTATCATTTCTGCCGATACTGATCAACCATATACCCGTCCCGCTTTAACTAAAAAATTATGGACGGATTCAACCTTTACTGAAGATCAAGTTGCTCTCAATACGACAAAAGAAACAAAAAATACCACACTGAGATTAAATACCACTGTCTCTTCTATTGAGCGAGACCAACATAGAGTCAAGCTAGAAGACGGCACATCAATTGGTTATAAAAAATTGCTACTCGTTACGGGTGGGGAGCCTAAAAGAATTGATGGTCCAGATGACGAACATGTGATTTTATTTAGAGAATGGTCTGATTATAGACGTCTCCGTGATTTTTCAGGAAATAATCAACATGTTCTAGTTGTAGGCGGTGGATATATTGGATCAGAATTAGCCGCTGGATTGATTCAAAACAACACGAAAGTGACGCTGATTTATCCTGATGAGGTGTTAGGAGGCAGTCAATTTCCTACTGAATTAGCAAAAGAATATGAACGTTCTTTCCGCGAAGCTGGTGTGGAACTTTTAAATGGCAGACGTGCTGATTCTTATACAAAAGAAAATGGTAAGTTTATTCTTCAACTTAATGATGGTTCTACTGTTGAAGGCGATACGATTGTCATTGGCTTAGGTGTATCACCTCGTATTTCACTAGCTGAAAATAGTGGCCTTAAAGTAGAAGATGGTGTGTACGTTGATGAACAATTGCGTACCACTGATCCAGCTATTTGGGCTGCTGGTGATATTGCTTATTATCCAGATAAAATTTTGGGCAGAACTCGTATCGAACATGTGGATCATGCCAGGAAATCTGGTAAAGCAGCCGGTAAAGCAATGGCTGGTTCAACTGAGCCTTATGCATATACACCTTACTTCTATTCTGTTGTTTTTTCTATTTCGTGGAAAGCAATTGGTACACTAGACTCTTCCTTACCTACGCTGATTGATGAAGTCGGGAATGGTAAAGTAGTTTATTACTTAGAGGATAATCTTCCCGTAGGCATTTTAACTTGGAATATAGAGCCTGATCTAGATGCAGTACGTTCTGTCCTAAGTAACCCGCCTATCGATCCACAATCTTTAAGGGGATTAATTCAAGATAAACAATAA
- a CDS encoding thioredoxin family protein produces MNTFTQATSMNQVTQFINENSLAFVYISREDCGICHAVQPQVQSMLKEFPSIKPIQVNADSIPEVASQFTVFTVPSLLLFSERKEVIREARFVVMDELHKKFQQVTENFENR; encoded by the coding sequence ATGAATACATTTACTCAGGCAACGTCCATGAATCAAGTTACCCAATTTATTAATGAAAATTCTCTTGCTTTTGTTTACATTTCAAGAGAAGATTGTGGGATTTGTCATGCTGTTCAGCCTCAAGTACAAAGCATGCTAAAAGAATTTCCATCTATTAAACCGATTCAAGTCAATGCAGATAGTATTCCTGAAGTGGCTAGTCAATTCACAGTATTTACTGTTCCGTCATTATTGTTATTTAGTGAACGGAAAGAAGTTATCCGTGAAGCGCGGTTCGTTGTAATGGATGAATTGCATAAGAAGTTTCAACAAGTTACTGAAAATTTTGAAAATAGATAA
- a CDS encoding GNAT family N-acetyltransferase, with protein MEEYSYLLSCHNHLDGKRILLRPVVLSDAEDMFEYASDEETVRFVFEKHQDIAETRKNIAVHFMKEPLGKYGIVLKETEKMIGTIDLRLKEEKNSAEIGYTLNKAYWGNGYITEAGKIILELGFETLGLERIFACHDSENPMSGKVMKRLGMTYEGTLRKNRIHKKRYIDDVHYSILKQDYLS; from the coding sequence ATGGAAGAATATAGTTATTTACTAAGTTGTCACAATCACTTAGACGGGAAACGGATTCTGTTGCGACCAGTGGTTTTATCGGATGCGGAAGATATGTTTGAATATGCTTCTGATGAAGAAACTGTTCGTTTTGTTTTTGAAAAGCATCAGGATATAGCAGAAACGAGAAAAAATATTGCTGTTCATTTTATGAAAGAACCTCTTGGGAAGTACGGCATTGTATTGAAAGAAACTGAAAAGATGATTGGTACAATTGATTTAAGGTTAAAGGAAGAAAAAAATAGTGCGGAGATCGGGTACACACTAAATAAAGCTTACTGGGGAAATGGGTATATTACAGAAGCAGGAAAAATAATTCTTGAGCTGGGATTCGAAACATTAGGATTGGAACGTATTTTTGCTTGCCATGATAGTGAAAACCCAATGTCCGGAAAAGTAATGAAACGTTTAGGCATGACTTATGAAGGGACGCTAAGAAAAAATAGAATCCACAAAAAACGTTATATAGATGATGTTCATTACTCTATTCTCAAACAAGACTACTTGTCTTAA
- a CDS encoding glycosyltransferase family 2 protein, which yields MISIVVPIRNVEKSLTKCLQSIKGQTYHQLQVILVDIGSIDKSGEICEKFAKNDSRFTVIHIPNSNLSVAKNIGLSHAQGEHICFINAVDWIDSEMLERLITTDKLYNADMVTCRYYEDTISELYLVPGPDETKMVSKNEAIQLCLAQTRTHGFLCNKLFKLDLFNSYPTIRFDEKIGYYEDLLVVIQCFFKSQTIIYSPPPHYHYYLSRHLPISVLQNKAKLTGLTALEQAIDLLVQDPTIDTRILKDYYIRLTLSSLFLLVSLENVTSPLIIELKQNLYRYGLYEHKDKDLRKCHLITRRNVGLGKIYWDMFYKKKLAE from the coding sequence ATGATTTCAATAGTTGTCCCGATTCGTAATGTTGAAAAATCATTGACTAAGTGTTTACAAAGTATTAAAGGTCAGACCTACCATCAATTGCAAGTTATTTTGGTTGATATTGGTTCAATTGATAAAAGTGGTGAAATCTGTGAAAAATTTGCTAAAAACGATTCTAGATTCACTGTTATCCACATTCCAAACAGTAATCTTTCTGTAGCAAAGAACATAGGTCTATCGCATGCTCAAGGAGAACATATTTGCTTTATTAATGCTGTTGATTGGATTGACTCAGAAATGTTGGAACGTCTCATAACGACAGATAAATTATATAATGCTGACATGGTTACTTGCAGATATTATGAAGATACTATTTCGGAACTCTATCTCGTTCCCGGACCTGATGAAACAAAAATGGTATCAAAAAATGAAGCCATTCAACTTTGTCTAGCTCAAACTAGAACTCATGGTTTTTTATGTAATAAACTCTTTAAATTAGATTTATTTAACTCTTACCCCACCATCCGTTTTGATGAAAAAATAGGTTATTATGAAGATTTATTAGTAGTTATACAATGTTTCTTCAAAAGCCAAACCATTATTTACAGCCCGCCACCTCATTACCACTATTACTTAAGTCGGCATTTGCCAATAAGTGTGTTGCAAAACAAAGCAAAATTAACCGGTTTAACTGCACTAGAACAAGCCATTGATTTATTAGTCCAAGACCCTACAATCGATACACGCATACTTAAAGACTATTATATTAGGCTAACCCTCTCCTCTTTATTTCTCTTAGTTTCCTTAGAAAACGTGACTAGTCCACTAATAATTGAACTTAAACAAAATTTATACCGCTATGGTTTGTATGAACACAAGGACAAAGATTTAAGAAAATGTCATCTCATAACCCGTAGAAATGTTGGATTAGGCAAAATTTACTGGGATATGTTCTACAAGAAAAAGTTAGCAGAATGA
- a CDS encoding 2-keto-4-pentenoate hydratase codes for MGNKKIGGIIIVHSTFVNHTLYPAYQDVDSLDKAIFPSNISLEEAYTMQHLFTAAKEHNGEKLQGYKISMTSPETQALFDASEPLYGQLTSNRVRNTLSLSKDTAHALIELELVFLVQEELSSEDSIEDILKKTTVAPGLEVPDSRFQDWFPKMSKEQVCIDGAVGGYVCYGSSKKATYEDLDNIQGRLIHNNQIIAQDSSRTVMGHPVKAIEWLLKKLSTQGLSLQPGMFISSGTFIMPKVLAAGTYKGEFDNFGTVTLTISE; via the coding sequence ATGGGTAATAAAAAGATTGGAGGAATTATCATCGTACACTCAACATTCGTAAATCATACTCTTTATCCTGCTTATCAAGACGTGGACTCTTTAGACAAAGCAATATTTCCTAGCAATATTAGTTTAGAAGAAGCCTACACTATGCAACATTTGTTTACAGCAGCAAAAGAACACAATGGCGAAAAACTTCAAGGGTATAAAATTAGTATGACTAGTCCGGAAACACAAGCTCTTTTTGATGCCTCAGAACCGTTATACGGGCAGTTAACAAGTAATCGGGTTCGTAACACCCTTTCGTTATCAAAAGATACAGCCCATGCATTAATAGAATTGGAACTAGTCTTTCTTGTTCAAGAAGAACTCTCTTCTGAAGATTCAATTGAGGATATTCTTAAAAAGACTACAGTAGCACCAGGGCTAGAGGTACCAGATTCTCGTTTTCAGGATTGGTTTCCAAAAATGTCCAAAGAACAGGTTTGTATAGATGGAGCAGTAGGTGGGTATGTTTGTTATGGTTCATCAAAAAAAGCTACATATGAAGATTTAGACAATATACAAGGTCGATTGATTCATAATAATCAAATCATTGCTCAAGACTCATCAAGAACTGTTATGGGGCATCCTGTAAAAGCAATAGAATGGTTGCTAAAAAAATTAAGTACACAAGGTCTTTCACTCCAACCTGGTATGTTTATTTCTTCTGGTACTTTTATTATGCCTAAAGTGTTAGCTGCTGGTACCTATAAAGGAGAATTTGACAATTTTGGTACAGTAACATTAACCATTTCTGAATAA
- a CDS encoding YkvA family protein has translation MKMKTKQNKTPMSQVKSLIISLFNTKTSGKKKLMVAGIILYIISPIDFIPDFIPVVGYADDVILPILLLVANKLLSDDTQTNTAQIRKEAEKV, from the coding sequence ATGAAAATGAAGACAAAACAAAATAAGACCCCAATGTCACAAGTGAAGTCTCTTATAATTTCTTTATTTAATACAAAAACAAGCGGGAAAAAGAAACTAATGGTAGCAGGGATCATTCTCTATATAATCAGTCCAATCGATTTTATCCCCGACTTTATTCCAGTAGTGGGATATGCAGATGATGTTATTCTTCCAATACTTTTACTCGTTGCCAACAAATTACTTTCAGATGATACCCAAACAAACACTGCTCAAATAAGAAAAGAAGCTGAAAAAGTTTAA
- a CDS encoding VIT1/CCC1 transporter family protein: MTNPRKKRQTSNGKYIKSIVYGGLDGIVTTFAVVAGSVGGELSLNVILILGFSNLLADGFSMAVGDYLSTKSQNEYEKMTWQKEQLEIVNHHEKEVKRMMESFVDQGVDKEDANVIVKTLAKYEKPFINQVWKEKYGSDSTEQLPLKNALATFLSFSLFGVVPLLTYVFSLGLPILVQNSFFIASMLTGITLFILGAVKSKINQSNWLKSGIEMLVVGGLAAVVAYIVGVILGSL; the protein is encoded by the coding sequence ATGACTAATCCACGAAAAAAAAGACAAACTAGCAATGGTAAATACATTAAAAGTATTGTTTATGGAGGATTGGATGGCATCGTTACAACTTTTGCTGTGGTAGCAGGAAGCGTTGGCGGAGAATTATCGCTCAATGTTATTTTGATTCTAGGTTTTTCTAACTTGTTAGCTGACGGGTTTTCAATGGCTGTGGGGGATTATCTTTCAACAAAATCTCAAAACGAGTATGAAAAAATGACATGGCAAAAAGAGCAATTAGAGATTGTAAACCATCATGAAAAAGAAGTGAAGCGAATGATGGAGTCATTTGTAGACCAAGGAGTGGATAAAGAGGATGCGAACGTAATCGTAAAAACACTTGCGAAGTATGAAAAACCTTTTATAAATCAAGTATGGAAAGAAAAGTATGGTTCTGACTCAACTGAACAATTGCCTCTTAAAAATGCTCTAGCCACTTTTTTGTCTTTTAGTCTCTTTGGTGTCGTTCCACTTCTGACATATGTATTTTCACTAGGTTTACCAATTTTAGTACAGAATTCTTTTTTTATTGCTTCTATGCTTACCGGAATAACGTTATTTATTCTAGGGGCAGTAAAGTCCAAAATTAATCAATCAAACTGGTTGAAGTCTGGTATTGAAATGTTAGTAGTTGGAGGATTGGCTGCTGTAGTTGCCTATATTGTAGGTGTCATTTTAGGAAGTCTTTGA
- a CDS encoding uridine kinase family protein → MKLLVEEIINWINKSDRPVIIGISGHGAAGKTTFSTKLAQLIGLNEVSYLNTDPYIVPSQLRKYAMISYPYQHKSYHSKMTACHPDAHHTPSLERDIRMVKSGLDFYTIDTVYQKSELISPKKVTIIEGMSVAFIDPKLMDLKIYFYTDDETELVRRVGRDILERGTDITALSQSHEQRRIQYVLFMHPFSQNFDIIIKNSNEEVCIEKNLFTKLVKPSGN, encoded by the coding sequence ATGAAACTACTAGTTGAAGAAATTATAAATTGGATAAATAAATCAGACAGGCCGGTGATTATTGGTATATCGGGTCATGGTGCTGCAGGTAAAACAACTTTTTCTACTAAACTGGCTCAATTGATAGGACTAAATGAAGTATCGTATCTCAATACAGACCCCTATATTGTTCCGTCACAATTACGGAAGTACGCCATGATTTCCTATCCCTATCAACATAAAAGCTATCATTCAAAAATGACTGCTTGCCATCCAGATGCTCATCATACACCGTCTCTAGAAAGGGATATTCGAATGGTCAAATCTGGATTAGACTTTTATACTATAGATACGGTTTACCAAAAAAGTGAGTTGATATCTCCTAAAAAAGTCACGATCATAGAAGGAATGAGTGTCGCATTTATTGATCCTAAGTTAATGGATCTGAAAATTTACTTTTACACAGATGATGAAACAGAGTTAGTAAGAAGAGTTGGAAGGGATATTTTGGAAAGAGGTACGGATATAACTGCTCTAAGTCAGTCTCACGAACAACGACGCATTCAGTACGTATTGTTTATGCATCCATTCAGCCAGAACTTTGATATTATTATCAAAAATTCAAATGAAGAAGTATGCATAGAAAAGAATCTTTTTACTAAACTAGTGAAACCGAGCGGAAATTAG
- a CDS encoding SDR family oxidoreductase has translation MQNKKLENPLNQFFTEDFPKQYQEPPALQSKMEPRPDCGEESYKGNEQLIGRKALITGGDSGIGRAAAIAYAREGADIVLNYLPEEESDAQEVKQLIEQAGRKAILIPGDLSDEAFCKQLVDQAHKELGGLDILALIAGKQQAVEDILELSTEQLRQTFEINVFSLFWVIKAALPYLPEGSSIITTSSVQGYNPSANLLDYASTKFAINGFSRGLAKQLAPKGIRVNVVAPGPIWTPLQISGGQPSEAIPTFGQDTPLQRAGQPVELSDIYVFLASTKSSYVTAQIYGITGGTELA, from the coding sequence ATGCAAAATAAAAAGTTAGAAAACCCATTAAATCAATTTTTTACTGAAGACTTTCCAAAGCAATATCAAGAACCTCCTGCATTACAAAGTAAAATGGAACCACGTCCAGATTGCGGTGAAGAATCCTATAAAGGCAATGAACAATTAATTGGACGAAAAGCTCTTATAACAGGAGGAGACTCTGGTATAGGTCGCGCTGCAGCCATTGCTTACGCACGTGAAGGAGCCGATATTGTATTGAACTACCTTCCAGAAGAAGAATCAGATGCACAAGAAGTGAAGCAGCTGATTGAACAAGCTGGTCGAAAAGCTATTCTTATCCCAGGTGATTTAAGTGATGAAGCATTTTGTAAACAACTGGTTGATCAAGCACATAAAGAACTTGGTGGATTAGATATATTAGCTTTAATTGCTGGAAAACAACAGGCTGTTGAAGACATCTTAGAACTTTCAACAGAACAGCTAAGACAAACCTTTGAAATTAATGTTTTCTCTCTATTTTGGGTGATAAAAGCTGCATTACCTTATCTACCAGAAGGTTCTTCTATTATCACAACATCCTCTGTACAAGGATACAATCCAAGTGCAAATTTACTAGATTATGCATCAACTAAGTTTGCAATCAATGGATTTAGCCGAGGTCTAGCAAAACAACTAGCGCCAAAAGGCATTCGTGTTAATGTAGTAGCTCCTGGACCTATCTGGACACCATTACAAATTTCTGGTGGTCAGCCAAGTGAAGCCATTCCAACGTTTGGACAAGATACTCCATTGCAACGAGCTGGACAACCAGTAGAACTTTCTGATATTTATGTGTTCTTAGCTTCTACGAAATCAAGCTATGTGACTGCTCAAATTTATGGAATAACTGGCGGCACCGAATTAGCTTAA
- a CDS encoding DUF3592 domain-containing protein encodes MVVLKFWLSLGLFALVLIFMFVAFLLKKRDKKKLVNCTSKTSGEVYGYEARGNGLFYPLVKFEVDGKSYKGKLVYRGIIVKAATVYGEAEVIGDKFAPTLRVKRNPRISFNPLEKEIPRGSVLDVYYNPEDPEENYVQRYVKSILSQIFFYGAVYLIIMGIFLYLVV; translated from the coding sequence ATGGTAGTGTTGAAATTTTGGCTTTCTTTAGGATTGTTTGCCTTAGTCCTAATTTTTATGTTTGTTGCGTTCTTATTAAAAAAACGCGATAAAAAGAAACTGGTTAACTGTACGAGCAAAACGTCAGGTGAGGTTTATGGTTATGAAGCACGTGGAAATGGTTTGTTTTATCCATTAGTTAAATTTGAGGTTGATGGAAAAAGTTATAAAGGGAAATTAGTTTATCGAGGAATTATAGTTAAGGCGGCTACGGTTTATGGAGAAGCAGAAGTTATTGGAGATAAGTTTGCACCAACATTGCGTGTGAAGCGCAATCCGCGAATCTCTTTTAATCCTTTAGAAAAAGAGATTCCCCGTGGATCTGTTCTTGATGTGTATTACAACCCGGAAGATCCGGAAGAAAATTACGTGCAACGTTATGTAAAAAGTATTTTGTCCCAAATATTTTTTTACGGGGCCGTTTATCTTATTATTATGGGAATTTTTTTATACCTCGTTGTATAA
- a CDS encoding electron transfer flavoprotein subunit alpha/FixB family protein codes for MTTQEIWIYAEKHIGIIQPVTYQLITKAKEIAGDKKVVVILFEATDKNLEENIKEYGPDEIVVVKDDRLKDAMDSEVASLMAELAKRRQPNSILFGATVVGRSIAPRLQAKLNTGLTSDCLNLSFDSDLLVQTKPSYGDNIMCEIICPNHRPQMASVRPNTFEAKKINNATVTVTEVNDLAFKEAKRVKIIEETPLLSKSDSIANADRVIAIGRGAVDDKTVELAEELARKLGAKIGVTRPLTDHPKFNGEDQIGQSGNTIAPKLLINLGIHGAVQYTTGIGNAELVVSINKDPEAPIFDHSDYSYIGDSASFLEGFLKVVQ; via the coding sequence ATGACTACCCAAGAAATTTGGATATACGCAGAGAAGCATATAGGAATCATTCAACCGGTTACGTATCAATTGATAACCAAAGCAAAAGAAATTGCTGGTGATAAAAAGGTTGTTGTTATCCTATTTGAAGCCACAGACAAGAATTTAGAAGAGAATATCAAAGAGTATGGTCCAGATGAAATTGTTGTAGTAAAAGACGACCGTTTAAAAGATGCGATGGATTCTGAAGTTGCTAGTTTGATGGCAGAATTAGCAAAACGTCGCCAACCAAACAGTATTCTTTTTGGAGCTACAGTTGTCGGTCGTTCAATTGCACCACGCCTGCAGGCAAAATTGAATACAGGTCTGACGTCTGATTGTTTAAATTTATCATTTGACAGTGACTTGTTAGTTCAAACGAAACCATCATATGGGGATAATATCATGTGTGAGATCATTTGTCCTAACCATCGTCCGCAAATGGCTTCTGTACGACCTAATACCTTTGAAGCTAAGAAAATCAACAACGCCACAGTTACGGTAACAGAAGTGAATGATTTGGCTTTTAAAGAAGCAAAACGCGTGAAAATTATAGAAGAGACTCCTTTGCTTTCTAAAAGCGATAGTATTGCCAATGCTGATCGAGTAATCGCTATAGGAAGAGGAGCTGTAGATGATAAGACAGTTGAGTTGGCAGAAGAGCTTGCTCGTAAACTAGGGGCAAAGATTGGCGTAACTCGTCCATTGACAGACCATCCTAAATTTAATGGAGAAGATCAAATTGGGCAATCTGGGAACACCATTGCACCTAAATTACTGATCAATTTAGGTATCCATGGAGCAGTACAGTACACAACAGGAATTGGAAATGCAGAACTGGTGGTTTCGATTAATAAAGACCCAGAAGCACCTATTTTTGACCATTCGGACTACAGTTATATCGGTGATTCGGCTAGTTTCTTAGAAGGATTTTTGAAAGTTGTTCAATAG
- a CDS encoding electron transfer flavoprotein subunit beta/FixA family protein codes for MKIVVCIKQVPVSNNLKINPVTKNLVRSGEAGMMNPYDKNAIETALRLKDKWGGEIILISMGPPDFEMTLRQGLAMGCDDAVLLSSRQFGGADTLATGYVLSQAIKELKDVDLVLFGRQSVDADTSQVGPIVSEFLDCPQITFVSELHSHSNQSMTATRLLENMQQKIEFQLPAVVTVRSEMNEPRYPTPRNIQQSYKKDIRIWDEISLSVDPDRIGLKGSPTVVRSVWAPEKEAKATKVLKGTADEAVRELLIQLRATNLL; via the coding sequence TTGAAGATCGTAGTATGTATTAAACAAGTACCGGTTTCAAATAACTTAAAAATAAATCCCGTTACTAAAAATCTTGTTCGTTCTGGAGAAGCTGGAATGATGAACCCTTACGATAAAAATGCCATTGAGACAGCTCTACGCTTAAAAGACAAATGGGGTGGAGAAATCATTTTAATATCTATGGGACCTCCAGATTTTGAGATGACTTTACGACAAGGTCTAGCCATGGGATGTGATGATGCTGTACTTTTAAGTTCTCGACAATTTGGCGGAGCTGACACTTTAGCCACAGGATATGTTTTATCCCAAGCTATCAAAGAATTAAAAGATGTAGACTTAGTGTTGTTTGGTCGCCAGTCAGTGGATGCAGATACTAGTCAAGTTGGGCCTATTGTGTCTGAATTTTTAGATTGTCCACAAATTACATTTGTAAGTGAACTTCATAGCCATTCTAATCAATCTATGACTGCAACCCGATTATTAGAGAATATGCAGCAAAAAATTGAATTCCAATTGCCAGCAGTAGTTACTGTGCGTAGCGAAATGAACGAACCGCGCTATCCGACACCTCGTAATATTCAACAAAGTTACAAAAAAGACATTCGTATCTGGGATGAAATTAGTTTATCTGTTGATCCTGATAGAATTGGGTTGAAAGGTTCACCTACAGTGGTACGTAGTGTATGGGCACCTGAAAAAGAAGCAAAAGCTACAAAAGTTCTTAAAGGAACGGCTGATGAAGCAGTTCGTGAATTATTAATACAATTAAGAGCCACTAATTTACTCTAA